One Gossypium arboreum isolate Shixiya-1 chromosome 13, ASM2569848v2, whole genome shotgun sequence genomic window, CTGCGGTAATATTCCATAGTTTGTATGTAGTCATTGGAGTCGACAATCGCAATTGGATTACGAGGCATTACAAATTAGTTTAGAGTTATTATTATGAGTATAATGAATTGTCTCAATGAATTGTATTGAAGCAGGAAGAAGAAGTGTGATCTTGTTCATAAAACAAGTTTACTATCAAGAATATTAAGTTTGGTAACTTCATGTAAGAATAAGTACATGATAGATATggacatataaatatacacatttATTTTGGTAGAATTGTTAatgttaatattatttatttaaattataaaaaaaaaaccactGAATAGCTTATTAAGTCTTAACTCAGTTGGCATGGGCATTGTTGCCAATGTAGGAAGACGTGGGGTCGAGTGCGCTGAAgagcattatcctcctatttatgggttggggaggGGTTATGGATAGTTCTAGGAATTGTGTCAAAAAGAGCAGATAGGATTAGAatctataatgagattattaaaaaaaaataccaCTAAATACTTTACTCAGCATATGGATTGTTTTCTCTATGCGGTTAGATCTAAATCAAGATTTTCATGTATCAGCTTCAACATCCTATCCACAATCCTACCCTTGGCCATATTTTTTAGTTTTCAATATTACTTATATTTAGCATGTATCTAATAGGTTAGGTTCTGTAGTAATTGAATAATGCTataatcaaatgttatattttgtattctaacaatatatatatggtggatatgcatacatataaaggtatatgaaaattttaattttcacagTTTAATTTTATCATACGTAGTATATATATTACTTGTGAATTGATTTTAGTTGCTTCGACAAAGAATGTGACACACTGTAGCTCAGATCTAACAATTTGTTCGAGTATAGGGTGCTACATGACCaaacttcaatatatttttacataACCCATGTaaatattcttattttatatttCTGGACTAGGTTTATGGAAATGGGTTCTAAAACTATATTTTCCAGTACCACTGAAGATCAAGTTGTTACATCATCTTATTCTTTTGCATGAACTGCAAACCTTTGTGATCAAAGTTCCTTAACCTCTTATATGATAATTAAGAGTCACTAACCTGGCACTTGAATGCCACTCGCTCCTTCTCAAATGGATTCAATGAGAAACTCTTCTTCTGCATCTTGATTCTGAACAATTCATTGCCACTAGAGTTAATGATCAGACACCTTAACTATTCAAACATCTCTTTGAATCCCTTCTCCACCAGTTGCCCCACACTTGACAAGTTTTGATCAATCTTAGGTACAAACAGAGCATTTGAAATCAACTTAGTACCAACACAACTCTCTATTGTCATTGTACCTTTTCCCTTCACTTTTAGGTACTCTCCATTTCCTATCCTCAATTTTGACTTCAATGACCTATCAAGGCCTTTAAGAAACTTCTCATCACATGTCATGCAATTGGTACAACCACTATCAACTAACCAAATGTTACATGGAGTGCTTAATGAGAAGCAAGAGGCAACAAACAATTGGTCCTCATCTTCTTTAATTGTAGTATATGCTCCACCTAGTTGTTGATTTCTTATTTCTTTGCAAAACCTCTCAATGTGCCCCATCAAGTTACACTATCTAACATTTCACATCTAGCCTGTTCCAACACCTGAAATGGAGATATTTTTGCTTTCCACAGTACTTACATGAAGAGTTCTTGTTGGAGATTCCAACACAACTACCCTTTACAGTAGCTTCTGAACCATTGCTGCTACCACTTTTCTTCTCTTTTCACTTCTTGTCATTTCCTCCTTCACCTTGCTACATCTTAGCCTTTAATGCTCCTTATATGCTTCCTTACTTCCTCATTAGCCTTTTTTTCTGTTATGCTTGTAAAGCAGCGATCAGCTCCACTACTCTCAACTAAGTCAAGTCTTTGGCGTTCtccaaagaagaaattgttgCTTCATACTTCTTCGGTAGAGAAACTAGTATTTTTTTACACCAGCCTACTGCCATAGAGATCAGTATGAAGAACCCTTATCTTGTTAGCAATCTTTATCAACTTGTCTAAGTATTTTTTATTGGATCAATTTACTTCATCTACAGCCTCTCGAATTCCTTAATCAAGTTTAACACATTCATGCTCTTGATCCTCTCATCTCATTGATACTCAGCAGTCTTATATCTTCTTTATTGATCCAAAAACCATAATTCTATTGAATATGGCTGGTGAAATAGTAGCATAAATGTTTTTTCCTTCTTGGTGGTTTTCTTCTTTTGTAGTTTGATTTGGTTCATAGTTGGATCGTTGGGAAGTGGAACAACCTCATAGTCTTGCTCGATAGCTTCTAAATAATTCCAACCCTCCATGTATGCTTATATTCCCATAATTTATGCTTGATAGTTCCCTCTATCAAACACAAGTGGGTTAAAACAAATATGTTTTTTTATCCcgattcttctatttttcttaatTCCTTACAAGTGTATCTCTCAAATTTTCTCACATGAATCTCACAGGTCCCTTAAGAAAAAAAGAGGCTCTACTACCAATGTTGTTTTAGTAGAGAGCTAACTAAATGCTCATAAACTAAAAATAGAGAAAGATGATAAAAATTCATTAACCACGCAATTCTTATGTACATGACTCAAGCTAAAAAATTCTTAACAAATTCAATTTCCTACTCCTACAATCAAGCTAACAAACTTAGCTGCCTACTCCTATTATCAAACTAACAATCTTCCTAAATAGTAGTACTTTAACTAAGACTATCTTAATGACAAAAAAGACTTTGCAACCCCTGAGACACTAACAAAGGGTGTCTTTTGGCAAAGTATGTGTAGAGTTTCAAAAAGAGTTGTTTGTAGTTGATGTTGGTGTAATTTCGACATTGCTTCTCTCTGTCTCTTGGATTTCTTGGTTTATTTTGCAGGTATCATATGTGCCATATGTTTCATCTAATCAAATTGTCTAGGTACTTAATGATAGCTCACATCATTATAACCTTTTGCTTAATGATAGTAAACTATTTTGGATGGatttaataatgaaataattacgGATGTTGTTGCTATAAAACTTAATTGTAGAATAGGGCTCAACAGACAAAGCCTGTTCTTGTTGCTGTTCATAacggtgagcaaaactcgattcgaatcgaaaaaattaaaaaaattcaaatttcgagttaaatgaatcgagttatttgagtcaactcgaattttttttcgaatttcaagTTGGAATCGAGTTTGAtttttgaattcgaataattagaATAAaccgaatatcaaactataataattTACATTATTACCCCAAACTCCTAAACCTCTTCACTTTCCTCccaaaatttttactccctcTCACTTTCCCCTCATAACTGTTGCTCCCTTCCCATCCCAcccactatttttttttttttgaatattttcctCTTGAAATTTTACTCCCTCAACctccaaatttttttatttccccCCTAAGcttttacttctcaccctttacccccaaataaaaaattaaaatcttcTAAAAATTCCTAaacctaaataataattttatttatatctactatttatattattaaattaaaattcacattttgtactatttatattattgaatagtTTTATCATATtgaatctttataaaattttgctaaaattgaattattgatgatgccataaaatatttgtgttaaaaTTTTACGTTgatatcaatttcatattttatctttaagataattttattaaaaatcacatttttacatttaatatatttttaatttcaaaatacatagtgaTAAGAATCgaagataattgaagcaactaagcaAGCAACGAAGTTAACccatatataaaagattaataaataaattataaggggatgaaagttaataacaaatttgattacggtGGACAAATTTGATTATGGTGGGTGACAGTGATTACAAGgacctaaaatatttttttaatttaacttgaacaaatatatttgattcgattcgattcgaattccatctcactcagCTTGATtcggaaaatttcaaatcaagttaggatgataaaatatgattcgtcaactcgattaactagaaattttttcatttgattcgattcgattcgatcaaAGGCTCACCCCTATCTTttcgtatttttatattttactcaATTAAATTACACTCCATATCCTTACCCAATAACTAATATTTGTGGCAACAAACAAATAATTTTATTGCATGtaaattttaattggtatattaCACACCAAAGAAACAATTAGAGGATAAAAAATAGAAACGCTTACAAGCCGATAATGCAATTAACCAAGCTAAAAGATCTTCAACTCTACACAATTCATGGCTTACATAACATGAAATATTCTAAATCTTTTGAGAAATACCAATCATTGCATAACAGGGTTACATATTTATTTGTAgaaattcaaatttaataataaaaaaaaggtttAGAGTATGTTATTATATATCAGCATGAGCTGTTTGTTCATCCTTCAACATGTCTTCCAACTCCTTAACAAAATTTTTCATAGCAGAGGCTGGCAGACAAACTGGAACTATGATTTCATCTTCTCCTTTCTTATTCTTGGATGGTATATAAAAGCTTATTAGCTCCCAACAAGTTTCTGGTCCTACAAGGACCGCTTCACCCCATCCAAAATCAATCTCTTTGAACTTTGCTCTCGTTAAATCTGACACGATGTAGGATCCCGCCAATTTAACATTTGGTCGACCTCTAGTGACCAATAAATCCATTGCTGATTTCATGTACTCATCCGTTACCTTTGTCTTGGCTTGTTTCACTAGCTTTAATGCATACTCTAGTGGGTTTTGGGTTAGCTTTCCAATGCTTGATGAAGCCGTGGGGAAGCCAAGTGCGTTCCCATAATATCCCAATGGCAAAGGAGGATTGAACTTGAAACGAGCGTTAACGATGCAAATAAGGCGAACATCTTCGTTTGGATCAAGTTCCAAAGCTTTCGTACGACAGCGCCATAAGCATGCAGATAAGATATCAAATGTTGAACAACGGAGGTTGTGGGGGACAAATCTACGGAGTGATGAAATATGAGATTGTCTAAATAAAAATGAACGACAAACCAAGTTGTCTGTCGGAATAATTGTGCCGTTTTCTGGACCTGAAGTATTGTGAGAGTATTCCTCGTGCTGATATGTTATGAGTGGTGAATCTCGAGCACTCAAGAGATGCCTTTCCCAAACTGGTGGCGTTGAGGGAACAAGTGCACCAAGTGCTATCTCTCCTACAGCAATCATGAATTGGGAGAGGCCAGTTCCGTCGGCCATTGTGTGGTTAAACCGGTGTGCAAAGATGAAGCCACCGCATTTCAATCGTGTTACCTACTCAAATATATATAAGCTAGAGTATGTCATACTCACGACttagataaaaaataataatgtattTATAAAAAAAAGATATGTAAAAAATAAATGAAGTTTTGCTTGAAACAAAAAAATTGAGGGTATAGAGATCTTGATTTCTTAAGCTCAATTATTTTTTGTaaatcttataaaaattataaaagataaaaaaaccataataatatttatttttaatatataaaatactttTTAATCTATTCTAATTTAAGTTGGTGTGGATTAATTCATGGCATCAATTAAATTAGAGACTTAAACACCTCAaagttttatttttcaatttaatccataacttTAGGTTTTAATCTTTAGCACCATCTTATAATTTATACAATTCAGTCTtataatattttctttttatttgtttaattcaACCGTTGGATTGCTGTTATAGGTTTATCCATTCCTTAAATTTGGTCTTTCATCCGGTTTTaaacatattaattaaaatttaattgaatacataaattatttattttagaaaaattttaagaaatctattattttaaaacttaattttaaaatatatttaccaacagattttataatataaaaatgttaaaatgtttAAAGAGTTTTATAACAGCATTTTTATAAATAGCTTTAAAATCACAtttaaaattacttttaaaagttttaaaataatataattttaaatttcataatttataataataactgttaaaattttagaatagcataatttataatcattaaattaattttttgttaaatagTATTTAGATAATGTTTTATAATTCTTAAAAACATTGAATTTATAGTTTTTAATTATTGTTTCACTTGGTTTTAACAATATTTTTTGAATAATCAATTTGTATTTTTTCATATattcataaaattataaataataaataatatttaatacattttaattgaTATACATAGTCAATCCGTCCATCCCACAAGTAAAAAAGTATATGATATGTAAAAATTAATATAGTTTGATGTTAGTAAAGTTGATTACTCCTTACATGTTGTGTATAAATTAGAGAAGAATAAAGTCTAAAAAAACAAATACCTGGATTAGCAACAATGGAGAATTTAGCAAACCGTTGGAACCAGGGACATCATAAAGAAGCTCCTCTGCACAGGGAAATGGTGGGTAAAGCTCGTCACCGAAGTCCACCAACGAAACATCAGCATCAGCCTCAATAAACAAAACACCTTCACCAGTGCAATCAACTATGAGCTTGCGGTTTGGTCCTTCCCTTAATCTACCAGCAAATGGATAATAAAACACCAAAGCTTTAGCCAGTGCCTCCTTAATGACCTTAGCAGGGTCCTTCCCTTTCATGGAAAGGTTGCTCTGGTGAAAATGGAACCCTCGGACATGGAATCGGTGGCCCTCTTGATCATCAATGTCTGAGAGTGGTTTACACTCATGAGGAGTTGGCTCACATGGGACGACAAGCTCAGCTTCTTGCCTACGGACTGTAAACACTAGAGATTTGGTTGGTAACAATGCCATATGCTGAATATGATAGAAATTTCTCTTCTCTTTCTCCTTTACATTCAATTAATGTTCCTTATGAGATTTTATAGTGTGAATTATAAAGACATGTTGgctatataataaatatttgaatTAACTCTGTTGTACATATGGTTTACTTTAGAAGTTGACAATCCCTAATGTTTGTTTTTGAGGGACACCAACCTCTAGTGTTGAATCTAGTTTTTACGTGCAGGTTTTATAGTACAAGTTGTCACCAATAGTCTACTAAGCACTTTTCAAAATTAAGGTTCTTTAAATCATTGGGATAAAGTTTAGGCTATGATATGAAAATGAACAAATTATCTTAATATCTCATTACTTTTGCTTTTTATAATTTATCTAAATTTCAAACTGATTTTCACAtataatcttttatttttatttttagattttgttAGCATTGTGATTAGAAATGGTAAAAATTAATAGTATACATATGGTTTAAATTTAGTGAGGTCTAAAATGAATTTGAAATTATGTTTTGATTGTCTATAGTTCGAACTCATTTATCcatcatattattttttaattatttaaaatgtatactatttttatttaatatttaattgtttaatgtactatcatgttgtagaagcccaattttggcccaaataaATTAAACCCTAAAAGCCCACTAAATACCTTAACATACAGAAAAAAGAAATAAACCCTAGCCGTTCAGCACCTGCTCCCCACCACCGACGCCTGCAAGTGGACTCTGCTCCACCATTGGTACCTGCAAACAATAAACGAGACAAGATAGAAAGCAGAGCAAGTTGTAAGGGAAATGCCTATAAAAGGCCACCCCCGAAACTATTGTACGGATGGTTtttttttggaaaagaaaataaaaacaacatTATTATCAAAAAATACAAAGCAAATAACAGATATCAGCAATATATCAAGAGCAGAAAATGAAACTCAAGGAGGAGATCATAATCAGAAATCAAAAGGTTTTCTAAAATCCTTTAAGTTTCGAATcggttttctttttttcttttctttttctttactcttttttttctttgtttacatgtatgtgtacatatatattaaaaacagtaaaaaaataaaaaaattaccttttcgaAACTCCGCCACTGTGCCTTTGTGGTCGGCGACAATGCGCCACGGCGATCCGGCGACCGACCGGTGACCGGTCCCCTGGCCGGGAATCGTCCCTCTCTCCTTtctctccccttttttttttcttctcaccagcacaaatgaattttttttaaggaaCTCAGCCTTTTATAgtcccccaaaacgacgtcgttttgggggctgcctattaaccccaaaacgacgtcgttttgaacaTGACCCAATCCGGCCAACCCGACCTGTCTCAGGATCCGCATGTTTTTGTATAAGGCTCTAATTGCGCgcgcggtccttccgctttttacacattttgcaatcaagtttttatttattttaaattaacccAGAAGTTTGTCACATTTTGCGATTTGGTCCTCCCTTCAGTGATACGTTTTAAGGGTTCGGGGAAATTGCCCTTTTGGCCCTCTGAAGTTGCGCGCGTATTCAAATGGGTCCCCTTTTTATATTTCCTTTCGAATTGGCCCCAAAACTTTATTTTTGTTTCGGATTTGGTCCCTTttagatttaatttgattttatatttttacttgtaacattatttattattatatttactattattattattaatattactattatatttattaacatattatcattattttattattcatattaatatatatattaatgtatgttttgttacatatgtatgtatatacattttatataGCACTATATtaattactttactttaatatttctATTATATCCTATTACTTTTtgcattttaaaatattattattactattatcattatatattagtgtatctttttatgcaaatatacatacatatacatatttatatatatagtatttttatatattattactttagtttaacattttaataTACTTGCCCTTTTTgcatttctatatttttatagtaGTACGTATTttcattatatatgtatatatatacatatgttatATAGCATTATTAATagcttaatattattgttttatgTATTTGTATGTCACATATGttttctttaaatatatatatatatacattatattcCCTATTATGCatatatcttaatattattttacgtacattttatatgtatatatatatattttatatatcctGTCTATACTTTTAacatattatacatattttttattatgtatatacttttatatcgTTATCATCGCCATAATTGTCATTTCATTTtgccattatttatttatttatctatttgctTTATGTATTCGACCATTTCACTTCCCTCATGCATTAGTCTATATTTACGTATTATTAACCTTGCTCTTATGTCATCTTTTTATAATTGCTTGTTATTGTCATTCATTATTACCCGTTATTATTAATATCGTGATCtgtttttatatattactatGAATCACATTATGTTTTCACTCAATactttaaaataattctttcataaaagtgatattccgtaTTCGGTAATTTGAGAtaatcgtgtcctaacttactgggtttcgatttttctcatttaacttaaataacggaatactcttttaaattgctatatgaattttgaaaatgttcACTCTCGAAAatacgaagtgttgtgccctaacttaccgggtatgatattTCGTCACCTAGAAatatgaatttgttttaaaacaaaggcaatattcggtgtttgagaactcggaaaacgtaccctaacttactgggtttcgatttttcccgtttactctaaataaccgaatacccttttaacaaattaaaagacgtaaattttatacaaaaggcaagctcgctctaaaaattcgagataatcgtgccctaacttactgggcctCGACTTTTCTCATTCAATCTAAATgcaaaatattcttttaaatcacaacatgggtctaaaaatgcttattttcggagcttcgaggtgtggtgccctaacttactgggtatgacattttgatatctcgaaataagatcttttgcaaataaaggcaatgttcggggttcgaaaattcgaggaaacgtgccctaacttactgggtttcgattttcctcgtccgccctaactaaccgaatatccttttaaaagaggTTAAAATACATCGATTTTAAATAAAAGGCgagctcattctcaaaagttcgagatgctgtatcctaactcactggatatgacgtATCGTTGCCTCGAGACGAGAATGTCTTTAACGTTTTATTGTTTTACAAAGAAGGATTgtatttcaaagtctttcaagtttttttacttttcgacactaagacactaattaatcaactaggtaccaattttgggcgtatcaagggtgctaatccttcttcgtgcctaatcgactcccgaactcattttctgattttcgtagaccaaaaaattatcattttagtaaatcttcacttttattaaaatgattaattaaaggtgatccgatcacacctcatcaaaaagattggtggcgactcctctattcgtttttttttcattttcaaaaatctaAGTCAATtcccatttttttcaaaaaatggttacgacagcttggcgactccactggggacaaataagagagtcaagccacaagttgattaacttttgtctttttatcgaaaattgaaaatttggttttgaaatacgatcctttcattgcatttcatcaactatttttgtggtttatatAATACCTGCTACGTTGGTCCGATTCTTTAAATAGtgttgcatattgcattgcatgaccgccgTGGTCACACCTCTTAAGTGGGGCCttgaaactattccttcgtgaggttttcacctccgtgcgggatagtggattgctttgggatacatccgtacctatgtcttcatgagattttcatctccgtgcaccataaggaaatgtattcccctgaactgaactcggcctgtatgagcctataatgggtgaagatcgaggaatctgctagttcaggtactcttattctagaatcaaaccccatgtagcgagcctcaagaacccaccctaggtagagccactcaaaaccctagtggttacacgagcaagtgctatatttattattctttgtttgctttgagcgTGTATAAATTCttgacttgctttgttttacttttattgtatttgcatggcattttcatcataaaaggtgttgattcgcattcggttcctaaatagatagcttatcatggaaaaggggttttttgataaagtagaagacaacgcggctatccggatatgggctgagacaacacAACGAGAGAAAGGTGACAGTCTTACCGAGAGGTATGTGTCAGAGCTAtggaattttactcggatcagtgtaactcagaataatctccaagagatgaaagaaataTGGGGCCAGTGGGACGACGAGGTCAAAcagctattctattgtcattacaGTGATTTACCTTATCGCTTTCGACGTCAAGGTAGACGAGCACTGTTtgagcccttgcccaatattggaattaCGCTACGCTTGCTTCACTTTCGgaaggtagatttggtacctactatagaagaatacacgaccttgctccATTGCCCAAAGATTCGTGTAGACGAATTTATACGGACACTGCTAACATCCcaacattttcaaaaaattaatgaACATCACGGGATGAGCGAGCGATGGGTGACAACCGGATCAAACAAAAGGAGATAAATGCATTCCTTGGAGGAACTCGAGGATCTAGTCTTAGCGCACCCGACGTaaagaaaagggtagatgtcttcgccttgagcatTTATGGATGGTCATCTTCCCAAGGCTTTGGAACATGTAGACGAGGTCGTTGCCGACCTTTTCGACGAgcttggtaaaggaaccacacTGTACCATAATCTTGGTGAAACTTTCGGATCATTAAATGTTTGTAGAAGAGCGGCGaaggagatttattggatgtgcacactCTTGTTGTCCGTGTTCCACACcattttggaaagtggaaaaggtctcaGATCGCatcttctctgaaaattactctccgctgaaagagttagtggctacaccgaggcgagatgatgtgacagaagaaaattggatgacggtGCTCCAGAATctgcaagaagaagatgttgaatggagagccccgtggatggtttctaatgaaatattataccgatgcggagacttcgattgggttcccttgttaggagtatggggGGCCGTCGGGTATGCTCCTCTGCTTGTATTACGACAATACAGATCCAGAcagtttacaccaccaacatacgggttagcccagtgtgagttcgtgttcacagggaataattacaaaaagaaagttcgtGAGATATCAAATGCCTGGAACCAGACTCGTAGAATGAAGAAGTTTGCCGCCAATTccatgactactcctgagtacgactgatggtggaatcagaggattaacgacaacatccctatATCAGATCCAGGGAATCCTCAGTCAATAGAagagcacttgaaagtaatcccatctgagctagaaa contains:
- the LOC108462640 gene encoding benzyl alcohol O-benzoyltransferase-like, with the protein product MALLPTKSLVFTVRRQEAELVVPCEPTPHECKPLSDIDDQEGHRFHVRGFHFHQSNLSMKGKDPAKVIKEALAKALVFYYPFAGRLREGPNRKLIVDCTGEGVLFIEADADVSLVDFGDELYPPFPCAEELLYDVPGSNGLLNSPLLLIQVTRLKCGGFIFAHRFNHTMADGTGLSQFMIAVGEIALGALVPSTPPVWERHLLSARDSPLITYQHEEYSHNTSGPENGTIIPTDNLVCRSFLFRQSHISSLRRFVPHNLRCSTFDILSACLWRCRTKALELDPNEDVRLICIVNARFKFNPPLPLGYYGNALGFPTASSSIGKLTQNPLEYALKLVKQAKTKVTDEYMKSAMDLLVTRGRPNVKLAGSYIVSDLTRAKFKEIDFGWGEAVLVGPETCWELISFYIPSKNKKGEDEIIVPVCLPASAMKNFVKELEDMLKDEQTAHADI